The genomic interval CTGCGTGAGTGACTGCAGTCCCCGGGCGGGTGGCGTCTGGACGTCAGGGACCCATCCGTGTGGGTGGCCGGGGGCTCTCCAGGGCGCTGTACCCAAGGGAAGTCGAGTCTTGTGGGGCCGGTGGGCCGGGACCAGGCCGGTGACGGGCCAGCGGGACTCCTGTGCCTGCGTCCGTGAAAGGATGCTGGGGCGCACATCCTGATGGCCGAGGGCTTTTGAGGGGCGCTGTCAGCACTCATGAGGGTGCTGTGTTTTGACGAGGTCCCTTTCCGGTTTTGAAGCCCCTGGGCTCCCTGTTTGAAGGAAGGGCCCACGCCAGTGACTTGCTCAGCCCCAGACCCCGGTTCCCCAGACCCGCCTTGCCCTCATGTCTCCTCTGCACAACTGCACCAGGCCTCCTTCCCACTGCTCGTGGGTCTGCCGTGGCCTCTGTGTCCTGGGCACACAGCCTTTCCTGCCTTGCTCTCACTGTGGGGACTGTAACTGGCTGTTCTGATCCCCCGGTGCCACCTGGAGCCCTCTGGCTAAAATTCGGACAGCACAACAGACGAGAGTCCCTTGACCTGGCCCCCTGGGGACCTGCCTGTGCCCCCTACAGCTCTGTGGGCTGTGGTGTGGCTGCCTGAactgtgtccccttcctcccgTGACACTGCTTTTACTGGAGGAACCTGGAGGTTATCGGGAGTCATTGCCACAGAAACTTACAAACCAGGAATAAGAGAAGAGGCTTCTGTAAGTAGCAAATGTGCCCAGCAGGACCCTTAGCCACACCCCACGGCAGGTGGACACTCGGGCAGGAGCCAGCCTTTCACTCCAGGTGGGGTCCTGCGTTGGGTGTTTCTGATGGCCTGCAGGAGCCCAGCTTTGGGGGTCAGGTGGGAGATGATGAGGAGCATCCCGGAGCATGCCAGAGCCCACGTGGCTGGTTGCTCGCCAGCTCCTTTGCGATCGGGCCGGCGCGGCTTCCGGTGTGTTCTCTCTTTTGAGAGGATCTCCGGTGTCTTTGCAGACAATGCTGACCGCCATCTCCATGAGCGCCATCGCCACCAACGGCGTGGTCCCAGGTAAGGGTGCCGGGAAGGCCGAGCGGAGGGCCGTCCTCCTCCCTTGGCATCGCAGCCCACCGATGCAGCGAGAGCTGGCGTCCTGGTGTCCCCCAAGGGCACCAAGGCGGGGATCCTGTGCACACTTGTCCCCTGGCACCTGGCCTGGCGCCCGAGCCTGCTGGGAAATCGGGCTTCTCTGGGTAGGAACCCAAGGGAATACTTCCCCGGTACTTTGTGAAATCTCACCCCTGTCCACTGGTTGGAGGTGCTGGCGTTTTACGAGTTGATTCTTGCCTTTGGTTCTGGAGTTAATTTCCCCCAGACCCTAATCCTCTTTCTAAACGGAGTCATTTCTGCGGCTAAACTGAAGCGCCACAGCGGGCAGTCCCTGCCTCAGGCACCCTCTGACCGGTGTCAGCGGCCGGGATGCTGGAGGGCCTGCCGGGGCTCTGGTCTGTTGGGGGACCTGGCTTGGCCTGGGAGCCTTGGAGTCACGGCTACTTGTAGTGACCGTCCCCGGGACAGGTGACAGGTGGGCAGTGAGCTCCAGgcgaggagggcagggagggaccgTGTGTTCCATCTCCAGGTCTTGGGGAGGCTGCCCCCGGCCCGGAGCCGCCCTGGCCCAGCGGGCAGCAGCCGTGTAGGCGGCGTAGACCCAGGTGGCTGTGCTCCCCGCCCGtcgggggctgggaggggcctggTGTGGGATCGAGGGTCAGCTAAGGCGTCGGCCGTGCTCTGGTGCAAGACGGTGCCCACACGGCCCCAGGTGTCCTCAGCCTTTTTGGGGCAGAGTGCACAGAATTGAGGTGTTGGGTTCACCTTCAGCAGCACGGTAAGTGGTGCGACCCTAAGCTGTTTCCTCCTCTGGTTCGCAGCGGGTGGCTCCTACTACATGATCTCGAGGTCCCTGGGGCCTGAGTTTGGAGGGGCTGTGGGCCTCTGCTTCTATCTGGGCACGACCTTCGCCGGGGCCATGTATATCCTGGGGACCATTGAGATTTTTTTGGTAAGTGCTTTGGTTTGGGCTGGTTTTCCAGAGCCTGAGGAGCCTGTCCCGAGGCGCACGGGGCCCCTCAACCGGCCCCTCACCATGTCCCTCTGACACTGCCTCCTTGGGCTCTCGAAAGAGGCTGACTGCGTCCGTCTCCTCAGAGCCCACGCAGCTGTGACCCAGTGTCCATTGGCCGCCCGGCGGGTGGGCCCCGGCGTTCTTGCCCAGCGGATGTGCTTGCTGGGCCGCAGGCCTGAGCCCAGGGTGGGCCNNNNNNNNNNNNNNNNNNNNNNNNNNNNNNNNNNNNNNNNNNNNNNNNNNNNNNNNNNNNNNNNNNNNNNNNNNNNNNNNNNNNNNNNNNNNNNNNNNNNCGGGGGGGGCCGGAGCCCAGGGTGGGCCGGGGGGGGCCTGAGCCCAGGGTGGGCCGGGGGGCCTGAGCCCAGGGTGGGccggggggggccgggggccagggggggcgggggggggccggggcccagggtgggcgggggggggccgGAGCCCAGGGTGGGTCGGGGGGCCCGGCCTTCAGGGCTGTGGCCgctggaggaggtggggctgcCAGAAGAGAGCTCCTTGGCCACGAGTCGGTCCTTTCTGCTGCCCGCGCTTGGTTCATGTTGCACGTGCCCGGTAGGGCCTCCCAGGTGGTATCATCACTCTCAGGTGGTCGGCCCGCGGGTGCCCCCTGGCCTTGCGGACTGGGCTGGGGGTGCCACCCGAGGGCCAGCCTCCACGACACCAGCCCCAGCGCGGCATTCCTATGagtctttcttctctgctctcGTGTCTTGGTGGCGGCACCCAGGGGCCCACCGTGAATGGGTTCTGGTGGGCTGGGAGCccgcagagggggagggagcccGGCACCGGGTCCTGCAGACAAAGATGGCCTCCCCCGGGGGGCCGTCTTCCAGCCGGGGGTGGTCGGCGGCCGCCCTCGACCCCCTCCCTCCGTCCCCCACAGACCTACATCTCCCCCAGCGCGGCCATCATCCAGGCGGAGACGGTGGGCGACGAGGCCGCGGCCATGCTGCATAACATGCGCGTGTACGGGACGTGCACGCTGGTGCTGATGGCCATGGTGGTCTTCGTGGGCGTCAAGTACGTCAACAAGCTGGCCCTGGTGTTCCTGGCCTGCGTGGTGCTGTCCATCCTTGCCATCTATGCCGGCGTCGTCAAGACCGCCTTCGACCCGCCGGACATCCCGTGAGTCCCGCGCCTGCGAACCTGCAGCTCCTCTCGTCAGCCCGGTCTGTGCCCGTGGCCGCGTGGTCGGGATCGGGGATGAGCCGTCAGGACTCTCGTGCGCCTCTGCCACCTGCGAGGATGGGACGGGTCTGGCGAAGGTCGGGGTGCGCAGGGTACTGGTGGCCCTGAGGACGGTCAGGCCCTGAGCTCCTGGGGTGGCCTGTCCTCGGTGCCCTCTGTGCGCGGCTCCCCTTGTCCTCACAGAAGCCCCTGAGTGCTTTCCTTTCTCGTCCCTCCTCCGGATGCAGATGCCGGGTCCCAGGGAagtggcccaaggtcacagagcgaGTGACGAGCTGTAGAATGTCCGGTGCTTGGGCCGGTGCCTGGGCCGGCCGGATGGGCCCAGCGCCCACAGGGCTGATCTGGGAGGGGCCTGGCGGGGTGGGTGGCTGCTGGCGTCGAGCCCCCCGGCCCCTCCACGTGGAGGGAGCTGCCTGTGTCAGATGCCCCAGGACGGGCCATGAGTCCGCAGCACACTGTGAGGAGCCCGGGACCCCGAAGTGTGGTCTCGAGGGGCTGCTGTGTCGACACCCGTCCCTCACGGCTCACGCAGCGTTCCCATCATGCAAAGCGGAGCGTCAGAAGCGATTTAGCGGCCCCTGACCCCGGTCGCCCAAGAAAAGCAGTAATGGTTTCAGAAGAGGCCCCCACGACTCCTCACGCCCGACCACCTGCTCTAGGGTCTGTCTGCTGGGGAACCGCACCTTGTCGAGACGCGGCTTTGACGTCTGCGCCAAGGTCCACACCGTCAACAACAGTACGATGCCCACGGCGCTCTGGGGCCTCTTCTGCAACAGCTCCATGCCCAACGCCACCTGTGACGAGTACTTTGCCCAGAACAACGTCACGGAGATCCAGGGCATCCCTGGCGTGGCCAGCGGCGTCCTCCTGGgtgagtccccccaccccccgcactcCAGGCGGGCGGGGCCACGCCTCCCCTCCCCACGGCCCACCCACTGGGCGGCTGTCTGTCCTCCCTGGAGCTGCTGTCACCACACAGGGTGCAAAGCCAGTGGGGTCAGTAGACCCTTTATATCTAGGAGTTAGCCGCGAGGTGCACAGGAACTTTCCGGGTTCACTGGAGACTCACAGGGCTTTTCCGTTTCTATTCTGTCTTCTGGGAAGACACACTTCACGTCTTCCTGTGAAGTTGGAGCCCATGGGAGCTTGGGAACCCTTTACCGCCAGCCACGTCTGCTGGGGCCTCCCTGAGTCAGGAGCCCCTGCAGAAGGTTCCGGAATCTTGTTACTGGTCTGTTGTCGCCCACAGATAACCTGTGGGGCTCGTATGCAGACAAGGGGGCGTTTGTGGAGAGGAAGGGCACACCGTCGGTGCCTGTGCCTGAGGAGAACAGAGCCAGCGGCCTGCCCTACGTCCTCACTGACATCATGACCTACTTCACCATGCTGGTCGGGATCTACTTCCCCTCTGTGACCGGTGAGGCCCCCCCACCGCGCACACGTGCCCTGGTCCCCTCACTCTCCATTTGGCCCAAGAAACAAGCCTCAGGATCTCTGCTCTTGTGTGCTGTGGTTGGGGTGCAGGAAGGGGCTTTGTCCCAAGCTCTCCTGAGAGGCCGTTGTCACTCAAAGGAACCGTGACCATGGCGGCCGGGAGTGGACACGCTTTCTTCCACACCGGTGCCTCCTCCCCTGCACGTGTGCACGCGCACTTCCTGCCGGGACACCCCTCGGTGGCCGCGTGTGCAATGggagcctcccccaccccggcctggcCCTGGCTCCCTGAGCCGCCCGCGGCCGATGCTGTGTCTGCCCGTGTGGCTCTTGCCAGGGGCCGCTCGCAGCTGTGCTCCTGCTCCGGGAGCCCGGTCCGCGTGGCCGCCTCGCCAGGCTTCGCCTCCGCACCCGTTGCAGCCACGCCGTCTggggactgggggctggggggctgctgAGCGCTTCTCTCTGGTCCCACCCTCCCTGTGCGTCGGGGCCAAGGGCCTGGCGTGGTAAGCTGCATGTTCTTCCTGTGGGCTTCTGTAGGTATCATGGCGGGCTCGAACCGGTCTGGGGACCTCAGGGATGCCCAGAAGTCCATCCCCACTGGGACCATTTTGGCCATCGTGACAACGTCTTTCATCTGTATCCTTGAGAGGGCCAAGTTCGGGGGTGGCCCTGATGCTCTGCCTGCCGCTCAGTCCCCGGCCGCTGGGGTGGGCTTCCCAGGCTCTGGCGAGTTCTGGCCATCGCCCCCGAGGTGGAGCTGGGCAGGCCTCTGACGCTGACCTTCACGGCTGGTTCTGGCGCAAGTCCTTGTCCATAAACCACACGTACCACCACGTCATCCCACGTAACGTGTCGCTAACATGTAGCCGCTCCCTGCTGAGTGAGCCAGGATGCCCTGCCCTGTCCCTGTGGCGGTCACATTACAGGCCGTGTGCAGCCTGACTCACCTGGTGGAAGGGGCGGCGAGGAAGGTCCCCTGAGAGCCCCCAGGATGGGGTAGGTGGGGTCAGGGTCGGTCAGGTCCACCTGCAACCAGGGCCCTATGGCCCGTGCGTCTGGCCCGCCTCTTCCTTGACGTGAGATGCAGACCTGTCCTGCATCGTGCTCTTTGGGGCCTGCATCGAAGGAGTGATCTTACGAGATAAGTACGTTTTCACTTGCAGTTTCTAGAAGCTTCCGTGTGTTTTTCCTAGATGATCGCAGCGTTGACCTGGATTTCAGGCCTCGAGTGGTGGAGCAGGAGGCCCTGTGGCCCCTTTGTGGGGATTCCGTTTGGCCTGGTGTGTCCACCCTCTCCTGCTCCAGCCTGGAGCTGGGGAACCACAGGGCAGCCTCTGACCCCGAGAGAGTGTGAGGGGGCCTGTGCGGTCCCTGAGCGTGACCCGCGGCGACGCTGCTCTCACACGAGTGACAGTGGCTTCCCTGCTCCCGAGAAAGGACACCGAGGGTGGGAGCGGCCTCGTTCCCGCTGAGAGGGTGTCTGAAAGcgcacctgcccctgccccgcagGTTTGGGGAGGCCCTGCAGGGGAAGCTGGTCATCGGCATGCTGGCCTGGCCGTCCCCCTGGGTCATCGTCATCGGCTCTTTCTTCTCCACTTGCGGTGCTGGTCTGCAGAGCCTCACGGGCGCACCGCGCCTGCTGCAGGCCATTGCCCGCGATGGCATCGTCCCCTTTCTGCAGGTGAGCTGGGAGGCCGTCCTTCTGCGAGCGTGTCCTCGAGGGTCCCTGAGGGTCTGCCCGCAGGGCACGACCTTCACTGGCCCGCACTGTGGGCCCCGGGGACCCCTGCCAGCCTGGTGGCTCCCCACAGATGGTCACTGTGCTGTGGGAACAGTGAAGAGCATCCACCTcctgccagggctgggggcagggggcagggggcagtgtCTGTCCCGagcagggccggggggggggggggggtctctccgGGAGGGGCATCTATTCCGCGGGGTGTCTGTCCTGCAGGGAAGCGTCCTCCACTTGGGACGGAAGCTTTCTGGAACGAACTTGACGGTTTCACGTCTCAGTGTCCTGGGGCCACCCTACCACATGCCACGGGCTGGGGGCTCGGACGACACGAGCTGATTTGCTCACACTCTGGAGGCCGAAAGCCCGAGATGTAGGCACgggcagggctggtttcttctgaggtctcccTCCTTGGCGCGTGGACGCTGTCTTCTTCGAGGCCTCACGTGGCTTCCCTGTGCCTGTGTCTTCATCGCTTCTTGCAAGGACACCAGCCGGGATTGGGGCTGCCCCCGTGGCCTCAGTTCCTGTAAAGCTCACAACCTGCAGACATAGTCACCTCCTGGGTGGTTGGGGCTGTGGATGTTGGATGTTTGTCCTGATCCCGGCTGGAGAGGGTCCGGGACGAGTGGTAAAAGTCTGCTTCTGCCTCCGTCCCATATCTGAGACCCTCTGGAGCTGCACCTGAGACCCTGGGCTTCTCATCAGGATGACAGGTGTGCCCGTGGCCCGTCAGCAGcccacctgcccttcccctgcaggtGTTCGGTCACGGGAAGGCCAACGGGGAGCCCACGTGGGCCCTGCTGCTCACGGCCCTCATCTGTGAGACCGGCATCCTGATCGCCTCCCTGGACAGCGTGGCCCCCATCCTCTCCATGTGAGCGGGTGTGGGCACGGCGGGAGGCATGTGGGGACAGGCTGTGGAGAGGTGGCTGCCGCTTGTCACCTGTGCGTCCCTGCCCAGGGGACAAGGGACGTGTATGGTCACGGggacaggggggtggggagacccctgtggggggggggtggataatgCTGCAGACGAAGGGGCTTCCTGGGAGCAGGGGGGCCAGGCGCCTGCAGGACGGGAGCTGCCGTGGGACCCGCCCCCGCTCCTCTGGTGCTACGTTTGTGCCCCAGGTTTTTCCTCATGTGCTACATGTTCGTGAACCTGGCCTGTGCCGTGCAGACCTTGCTGCGTACCCCCAACTGGCGCCCGCGATTCAAGTACTACCACTGGTGAGCATTGGAGCCCGCGGGCGGCCGCTGCCTGGGCCACGCAGGCGTCTCGTGGCATGTGGCCCCCGCTGGGGGTGTGGCCTCAGTCTCCCCGGGCTGCTCGGTCCTCCTGCCAGCATGCGTGGGAGACCTGCGTGGGGGACCACGTGAAGCCGGCTGTGCTTTGTgccctgggggcggggtgggcgtCCGGTGGGTGGGGCCAGGACCCCTCTCAGCCCCCGGGGAGGGGTCAGTGGCAGGGACCGATCTCAGGGCATCATTGCTGCTTTCTCACGGTGGCTGGATGAGGTCTTTGTGGGGAACCCGTGAGGTTTTGGGGTTCGGCCATGGGCAGGCACGTGAGCTGCGTGTCCCCCGCAGGGCGTTGTCCTTCCTGGGCATGAGCCTGTGTCTTGCCCTGATGTTCATCTGCTCCTGGTACTACGCCCTGTTTGCGATGCTCATCGCTGGCTGCATCTACAAGTACATCGAGTACCGCGGGTAAGCCGCTGCGGGGCCTGGCCCCGGGGCGCAGGCGGGACCCAGCTGTCACAGTCACACACCTTTGTCATAGCAGCTGGAGAGTGACACGTTTTTACGGCGTGGTTTTTGAGAACTTTGAAGTCCATCAATGACAGCACTGATGTGTTGGCGGATTTCAAACTTTCCGGAAAGTACCCCGCGTCCCACAGCGCCTGGTCCATCCCTGGGGCGTTTCCCTTGGGCGCCTGGCCCCCTCTGGGGAGGGTGCTCTGGGCCGGGGTCCCtgctgctgcccccccccccccagctctttCCAGGGTGGTTTAGCTGGAGAGTCAGGGGCCGTGACCACTTGCACTGGGGAGGCCAGGCCCACTGAGCCAGCTGTGCTCCTCAGCGTCCGCTCCACACACACAGCCGTGTTCCCGACTCCCACGTCCCGCCCTTGGCGGAGACCCCATGGTGGCTCCTCGGGGAGGTTGCCCCTGGGGGCCTGAGGCCCTGGACCCCTTCCCTTGGCACTCAGTGCTGCCCTTCCGTCACAGGGCCGAGAAGGAGTGGGGTGACGGCATCAGGGGTCTGTCGCTAAACGCTGCCCGGTTCGCCCTGCTGCGTGTGGAGCACGGCCCCCCCCACACCAAGAACTGGAGGTGAGCGCCCCAGCTTGCCCTGAGTTGGCCTCCTGCCCTCTGAACCCCCGAAGCGCTGTCTCTAACGGCACACTTCGGAGAAGGAAAGTTGCTGCCTCTCTTTGGGGAGCGATTGTCTCAGAAGCTTCTAGCACCTTTCCTCAGTCCACAGTGGTTGGCCGTGGCGCGATCAGCATGTCTCTGGGCACTAGGCCGGACCTGGGCGGcgtggtgggtggggaagggggcgaGCTGACCTCGCCGGGGTCCTGCCGGGGACGGAGGGCAAGCGTGTGGGCGTCTCCCTGCCGCTGGGGGGGCGGAGAAGGCCGTGCCTGGGGAGCAGCGGTTTTACCCGCACGGAGAGCCCCTCGGCCTCCGGGCACGCGCACCCGCACACCTGCGCACCTGGCGGGGGCGCGGGGTGACGGCTGTCTCCCCCCCGCAGGCCGCAGGTGCTGGTGATGCTGAGCCTGGATGAGGAACAGTGTGTAAAGCACCCCCGACTGCTGTCCCTCACCACCCAGCTCAAGGCCGGCAAGGGCCTGACCATCGTGGGCTCCGTGCTGGAGGGCACCTACCTGGACAAGCACTCGGAGGCCCAGCGGGCCGAGGAGGTGGGCAGCGTGGGCGGACGGCGGGCGGAGGGGCCGGGTGGCCCTGAAGCGCGGTGTGGGGCAGGCCCACCGTTCCCTGCGCGGACTGGGCCGGAAGGTCCGAGCTTGGGTCCGTGC from Panthera uncia isolate 11264 chromosome A1 unlocalized genomic scaffold, Puncia_PCG_1.0 HiC_scaffold_17, whole genome shotgun sequence carries:
- the SLC12A7 gene encoding solute carrier family 12 member 7, producing MPTNFTVVPVEARADGCQDAAAQGTEGTEAPGPPEGEPDCQSPGDGNSRENSPFINHVDVEPENCFEGKNMALFEEEMDSNPMVSSLLNKLANYTNLSQGVVEHEEDEDSKRREVKSPRMGTFIGVYLPCLQNILGVILFLRLTWIVGAAGVLESFLIVSMCCTCTMLTAISMSAIATNGVVPAGGSYYMISRSLGPEFGGAVGLCFYLGTTFAGAMYILGTIEIFLTYISPSAAIIQAETVGDEAAAMLHNMRVYGTCTLVLMAMVVFVGVKYVNKLALVFLACVVLSILAIYAGVVKTAFDPPDIPVCLLGNRTLSRRGFDVCAKVHTVNNSTMPTALWGLFCNSSMPNATCDEYFAQNNVTEIQGIPGVASGVLLDNLWGSYADKGAFVERKGTPSVPVPEENRASGLPYVLTDIMTYFTMLVGIYFPSVTGIMAGSNRSGDLRDAQKSIPTGTILAIVTTSFIYLSCIVLFGACIEGVILRDKFGEALQGKLVIGMLAWPSPWVIVIGSFFSTCGAGLQSLTGAPRLLQAIARDGIVPFLQVFGHGKANGEPTWALLLTALICETGILIASLDSVAPILSMFFLMCYMFVNLACAVQTLLRTPNWRPRFKYYHWALSFLGMSLCLALMFICSWYYALFAMLIAGCIYKYIEYRGAEKEWGDGIRGLSLNAARFALLRVEHGPPHTKNWRPQVLVMLSLDEEQCVKHPRLLSLTTQLKAGKGLTIVGSVLEGTYLDKHSEAQRAEENIRALMSTEKTKGFCQLVVSSNLRDGMSHLIQSAGLGGMKHNTVLMAWPESWKREDNTFSWKNFVETVRDTTAAQQALLVAKNVDLFPQNQERFSDGDIDVWWVVHDGGLLMLLPFLLRQHKVWRKCRMRIFTVAQVDDNSIQMKKDLQVFLYHLRISAQVEVVEMVENDISAFTYEKTLMMEQRSQMLKQMQLSKTEREREAQLIHDRNTASHSVVATRTQAPPTPDKVQMTWTKEKLAAEKFKSKEPGASGFKDLFSLKPNQSNVRRMHTAVKLNGVVLSRSRGAQLVLLNMPGPPKNRQGDENYMEFLEVLTEGLNRVLLVRGGGREVVTIYS